The Candidatus Paracaedimonas acanthamoebae DNA segment CCGCGGCTCCTCCTGCCAAAACATGCAACATCGGTGTTTCAACTTCGAGGAAATCTTTTTTATTCAAATAATCGCGAATGGCAACAATGATTTGTGAACGTTCACGAAGTGTTTGGCGAGACTCAGGATTTGCAATCAAGTCAAGGTATCGTTGACGATAGCGTGTTTCAACATCTTGAAGTCCATGATATTTTTCAGGTGGGGGAAGTAAGCTCTTGGAAAGAAGGGTCACTTCTTCGGCATTCACGGTAATTTCTCCACGAGGGGTGCGTCGCACGATTCCTTCAATCCCAATAAAATCCCCTAAATCAAGGAGTTTAATCAGCTCAAATTGTTCTTCAGTGAGATGATTTTTATGACAAAAGATCTGAAGTTTTTCATAAGGATCACTGAGATCAATGAACATACCACTGTTCCGAATGGAGGCAATACGTCCCGCAACGCGAACTTTATCTGTCGTTTCTTGGCCAGCTTCTAGAGAAGCATACGTTTGCTGAATTTGACTTAAAGTATGCGTTTTTTCATATCCTGAAGGATAAGGATCAATCCCTTTTTCACGCAAAATTTCAAGTTTTTTTAACCTGACATTGCGGAATTCATTTTCGTCTTCAGTGGGTGTATTTAAGGGCGTTGTCATGCGAATACCTATCATTTTATTTTGGGTGCATTTTCCACATAATAAGGGTGAGGGTCAAGAATTTGATCAAATTTATTAATTTGATCAATCTGATCAAAAAATTTAGTTATTTTTTTATAAGTTCTTCTAATATTTGCACAGCATTTAAAGCTGCGCCTTTTCGCAAATTATCAGCAGCGATCCAAAGGGAAAGCCCTGAAGCCACGGTTGTATCTTGACGTAAACGACTGACACAAACGACGTCTTCGCCGGCAATTTCAAGGGGCGTGATATATCCGTTCTCTTCGGGTCGATCAAGAACGAAAATGCCTTTTGATTTTTGAAGAGTCGTGCGTGCAGTCTCAACCGTGATCGGTTTCTCAAATTCAACGTTTACGGAAAGACAATGGCCAATGAACACTGGGACTCGGACGCAGGTTGCTGTGACCTTGAGAGGCATTTCAAAAATTTTCCGCGTCTCAAGGGCAATTTTTTCTTCTTCAGCTGTGAATCCATCTCGTTGAAAGCGATCAATTTGAGGAATGAGGTTAAAAGAAATTTGTTTTGGAAAGACATCTTCAGGAATATTTTCATTCACAAGGATAGCCCTTGTTTGGTTAAAAAGCTCATCCATTGCGGCGGATCCTGCCCCT contains these protein-coding regions:
- a CDS encoding aspartate-semialdehyde dehydrogenase, with translation MTYRIAVIGATGNVGREALNILVERRFPLKEIFALASNRSKGIEVSFGEDKVLPVLALEEFDFTGIDFVISAVDAKIAAQYLPKAAAAGAMIVDKSSYFRLEPDVPLLVPEVNSHRLQEKPKRGIIASPNCVVIPLTVALKPLHDLAQIKRIVLSTYQSVSGAGSAAMDELFNQTRAILVNENIPEDVFPKQISFNLIPQIDRFQRDGFTAEEEKIALETRKIFEMPLKVTATCVRVPVFIGHCLSVNVEFEKPITVETARTTLQKSKGIFVLDRPEENGYITPLEIAGEDVVCVSRLRQDTTVASGLSLWIAADNLRKGAALNAVQILEELIKK